In Penaeus chinensis breed Huanghai No. 1 chromosome 2, ASM1920278v2, whole genome shotgun sequence, the following proteins share a genomic window:
- the LOC125036058 gene encoding 5'-3' exonuclease PLD3-like isoform X2: protein MKYTPTADKQAPKATNGGKEDKTVVEGSGKLDFGEYELELWDLRYNSMLQGHVKKMQGGRNNSKSWLCDWLRPMCLPITIIVTLSMLIVVVAILDDNVTNNEAKQLNCNKCSFELVESIPENLTYTPGSVHYPSIYNAWVTLINNAETSIDIAAFYWTLLSDDVEKKPHPSAWEGEDILHRLNITGQRPNMAIRIAQNAPSRVSPQRDSAMLAEAGAAEVRSVNFSHLMGAGVLHTKMWIVDGKHIYLGSANMDWRSLTQVKEVGILISNCSCLAEDMSKIFEVYWQLGKKGAEIPAVWPRDLQTEFNIDNQMSLPLSGAEVKTYLSSSPPPFCPKGRANDVDAIVDVINKAEKFVYIAVMDYFPRMLYSKDKKFWPVIDDRLRAAAYERKVRVRLLGSHWKHTRGDMKYFLKSLQDLTSTFTGIDIETRLFEVPAYTDEQRSIPFGRVNHNKYMVTDNTAYIGTSNWSADYFINTGGIGLIVNETDSTVTKGAEADAEAPSLRQQLQALFERDWTSEHAKPIDEFF from the exons ATGAAGTACACACCGACGGCCGATAAACAGGCTCCCAAAGCCACTAATGGGGGGAAAGAGGATAAG ACAGTGGTGGAAGGGAGTGGCAAGCTCGACTTTGGAGAGTATGAGCTTGAACTTTGGGATCTGag GTATAATTCAATGCTTCAAGGCCACGTCAAGAAAATGCAGGGCGGACGGAATAACAGTAAATCGTGGTTGTGCGATTGGCTCAGACCCATGTGCCTGCCAATCACAATCATCGTCACATTGTCAATGCTGATTGTTGTCGTTGCCATTCTTGATGACAATGTGACAAACAACGAGGCCAAGCAGTTGAATTGTAATAAGTGCAG TTTCGAGTTGGTTGAGAGCATCCCAGAGAACCTGACATACACGCCTGGGAGTGTGCACTATCCAAGTATCTACAATGCATGGGTTACTCTTATCAACAATGCGGAAACCTCCATTGATATTGCGGCCTTTTATTGGACGCTCTTGTCGGATGATGTCGAAAAGAAGCCCCATCCTTCTgcgtgggaaggggaggatattTTGCATCGTCTTAATATCACTG GTCAACGCCCGAATATGGCAATCAGAATAGCTCAGAACGCACCATCGAGAGTGTCTCCGCAGCGTGACAGTGCAATGCTAGCAGAGGCTGGGGCAGCAGAG GTTCGAAGTGTGAATTTCTCGCACTTGATGGGTGCTGGCGTTCTGCATACGAAGATGTGGATTGTTGACGGCAAGCATATTTATCTCGGAAGTGCAAATATGGATTGGCGATCCCTGACACAG GTCAAGGAAGTTGGTATCTTGATTTCAAATTGCTCATGCTTGGCTGAAGACATGAGCAAGATCTTTGAG GTATACTGGCAGTTGGGCAAGAAAGGAGCTGAGATTCCTGCTGTTTGGCCTCGCGACTTGCAGACAGAATTCAACATAGATAACCAGATGTCCTTACCTCTCAGTGGGGCTGAAGTAAAAACTTATCTCTCT AGTTCTCCACCACCATTCTGCCCAAAAGGGAGGGCCAATGACGTAGATGCTATTGTTGATGTCATAAACAAAGCAGAAAAGTTTGTGTACATTGCAGTGATGGATTATTTCCCCAGAATGCTATACAGCAAAGATAAGAA GTTCTGGCCAGTTATTGACGACAGGTTGCGCGCTGCTGCATACGAGAGGAAGGTGCGCGTGCGTCTCTTAGGGTCGCACTGGAAGCACACGCGAGGTGACATGAAGTATTTCCTGAAGTCTTTGCAAGATCTCACAAGCACATTCACCGGAATAGATATTGAAACC CGGTTGTTTGAAGTGCCGGCATATACTGATGAACAGCGGAGCATTCCATTTGGTCGTGTAAACCACAACAAATACATGGTGACAGATAACACAGCCTATATAG GCACGTCAAACTGGAGTGCGGACTATTTCATAAACACTGGTGGCATCGGGTTGATCGTGAATGAAACAGATTCAACGGTGACAAAAGGCGCCGAAGCAGATGCAGAGGCTCCTTCCCTCCGGCAGCAACTTCAGGCTCTGTTCGAAAGAGACTGGACCTCAGAACATGCAAAGCCCATCGATGAATTCTTTTAG
- the LOC125036058 gene encoding 5'-3' exonuclease PLD3-like isoform X1, whose protein sequence is MPMFSAGFGHEKGCFPRVQHITDILEDEIDILPSQLKTVVEGSGKLDFGEYELELWDLRYNSMLQGHVKKMQGGRNNSKSWLCDWLRPMCLPITIIVTLSMLIVVVAILDDNVTNNEAKQLNCNKCSFELVESIPENLTYTPGSVHYPSIYNAWVTLINNAETSIDIAAFYWTLLSDDVEKKPHPSAWEGEDILHRLNITGQRPNMAIRIAQNAPSRVSPQRDSAMLAEAGAAEVRSVNFSHLMGAGVLHTKMWIVDGKHIYLGSANMDWRSLTQVKEVGILISNCSCLAEDMSKIFEVYWQLGKKGAEIPAVWPRDLQTEFNIDNQMSLPLSGAEVKTYLSSSPPPFCPKGRANDVDAIVDVINKAEKFVYIAVMDYFPRMLYSKDKKFWPVIDDRLRAAAYERKVRVRLLGSHWKHTRGDMKYFLKSLQDLTSTFTGIDIETRLFEVPAYTDEQRSIPFGRVNHNKYMVTDNTAYIGTSNWSADYFINTGGIGLIVNETDSTVTKGAEADAEAPSLRQQLQALFERDWTSEHAKPIDEFF, encoded by the exons ACAGTGGTGGAAGGGAGTGGCAAGCTCGACTTTGGAGAGTATGAGCTTGAACTTTGGGATCTGag GTATAATTCAATGCTTCAAGGCCACGTCAAGAAAATGCAGGGCGGACGGAATAACAGTAAATCGTGGTTGTGCGATTGGCTCAGACCCATGTGCCTGCCAATCACAATCATCGTCACATTGTCAATGCTGATTGTTGTCGTTGCCATTCTTGATGACAATGTGACAAACAACGAGGCCAAGCAGTTGAATTGTAATAAGTGCAG TTTCGAGTTGGTTGAGAGCATCCCAGAGAACCTGACATACACGCCTGGGAGTGTGCACTATCCAAGTATCTACAATGCATGGGTTACTCTTATCAACAATGCGGAAACCTCCATTGATATTGCGGCCTTTTATTGGACGCTCTTGTCGGATGATGTCGAAAAGAAGCCCCATCCTTCTgcgtgggaaggggaggatattTTGCATCGTCTTAATATCACTG GTCAACGCCCGAATATGGCAATCAGAATAGCTCAGAACGCACCATCGAGAGTGTCTCCGCAGCGTGACAGTGCAATGCTAGCAGAGGCTGGGGCAGCAGAG GTTCGAAGTGTGAATTTCTCGCACTTGATGGGTGCTGGCGTTCTGCATACGAAGATGTGGATTGTTGACGGCAAGCATATTTATCTCGGAAGTGCAAATATGGATTGGCGATCCCTGACACAG GTCAAGGAAGTTGGTATCTTGATTTCAAATTGCTCATGCTTGGCTGAAGACATGAGCAAGATCTTTGAG GTATACTGGCAGTTGGGCAAGAAAGGAGCTGAGATTCCTGCTGTTTGGCCTCGCGACTTGCAGACAGAATTCAACATAGATAACCAGATGTCCTTACCTCTCAGTGGGGCTGAAGTAAAAACTTATCTCTCT AGTTCTCCACCACCATTCTGCCCAAAAGGGAGGGCCAATGACGTAGATGCTATTGTTGATGTCATAAACAAAGCAGAAAAGTTTGTGTACATTGCAGTGATGGATTATTTCCCCAGAATGCTATACAGCAAAGATAAGAA GTTCTGGCCAGTTATTGACGACAGGTTGCGCGCTGCTGCATACGAGAGGAAGGTGCGCGTGCGTCTCTTAGGGTCGCACTGGAAGCACACGCGAGGTGACATGAAGTATTTCCTGAAGTCTTTGCAAGATCTCACAAGCACATTCACCGGAATAGATATTGAAACC CGGTTGTTTGAAGTGCCGGCATATACTGATGAACAGCGGAGCATTCCATTTGGTCGTGTAAACCACAACAAATACATGGTGACAGATAACACAGCCTATATAG GCACGTCAAACTGGAGTGCGGACTATTTCATAAACACTGGTGGCATCGGGTTGATCGTGAATGAAACAGATTCAACGGTGACAAAAGGCGCCGAAGCAGATGCAGAGGCTCCTTCCCTCCGGCAGCAACTTCAGGCTCTGTTCGAAAGAGACTGGACCTCAGAACATGCAAAGCCCATCGATGAATTCTTTTAG